In Cupriavidus basilensis, the following proteins share a genomic window:
- a CDS encoding alpha/beta fold hydrolase produces the protein MNSFSPTSQSATSYVDAQNNQVRADGTTFAYRELGPLGGIPLVLLNHWGAVLDNFDPRIVDGLARTHRVIAIDYRGIGSSGGIAPVTVGEMARDTIALIRAMGFDQVDLLGFSLGGFVAQDVALKAPDLVRRLILTGTGPAGGQGIDRVGAKSWPLMLKGLVTMRDPKTYLFFPPTANGRQAAKAFLKRLKERKAGRDKGPTPRALLRQLKAIKAWGQQAPQDLTRLHMPVLIANGDNDIMVPTALSHDMARCIPNAQLVIYQDAGHGGIFQYHTDFVIKALEFLAQ, from the coding sequence ATGAACAGTTTCAGCCCAACTAGCCAGTCGGCCACGTCCTATGTCGACGCACAGAACAATCAGGTCAGGGCGGACGGAACCACCTTCGCTTATCGCGAGCTGGGCCCGCTCGGCGGCATCCCGCTGGTCCTGCTGAACCACTGGGGCGCCGTGCTGGACAACTTCGACCCGCGTATCGTCGATGGCCTCGCCCGGACGCATCGGGTTATTGCGATCGACTACCGGGGAATCGGTTCGTCCGGCGGCATCGCGCCCGTGACCGTGGGCGAGATGGCGCGCGACACCATCGCGCTGATCCGCGCGATGGGCTTCGATCAGGTCGATCTGCTCGGCTTTTCGCTCGGCGGCTTCGTGGCGCAGGACGTGGCGCTAAAGGCGCCGGACCTGGTGCGCAGGCTTATCCTCACAGGTACGGGGCCCGCAGGCGGCCAGGGCATCGATCGCGTGGGGGCCAAGTCCTGGCCACTGATGCTCAAGGGCCTGGTGACGATGCGCGATCCCAAGACCTATCTGTTCTTCCCCCCCACCGCCAACGGCCGGCAGGCAGCAAAGGCATTCCTGAAGAGGCTCAAGGAACGCAAGGCGGGGCGCGACAAGGGGCCGACACCCCGCGCGTTGCTTCGCCAACTCAAGGCGATCAAGGCCTGGGGCCAGCAGGCGCCGCAGGACCTCACCCGCCTGCACATGCCAGTCCTGATCGCTAATGGGGACAATGACATCATGGTACCCACCGCATTGAGCCATGACATGGCCCGCTGCATTCCCAACGCGCAGCTCGTCATTTACCAGGACGCCGGGCACGGAGGCATCTTTCAGTATCACACCGACTTCGTGATCAAAGCACTGGAATTTCTGGCGCAATGA
- a CDS encoding quinone oxidoreductase family protein, producing MNLEQVLSKTGLDILHPNLEKQMKAVRFHKTGGPEMLVYEEVLDPKIADDEVLIRVEAAGVNFADVMRRRGDDYPEPSPTPFTLGAEVAGTVVAVGKAVTSLPVGTPVLAAPGAGGYAQYVRVPAAIVMPLPPGLDSVRASALVAHGLTAALVLRKAARLAPGETVLVEAAAGGVGSFAVQLARLYGAGKVIAAASSPAKRALAERLGADSSVDYTAPDWAEQVRALTDGKGVDVILETAGGDNLAEAFKALAPFGRLIFIGQSSGKSSLIDPWKLTVPNHTVTSFYVGAYLAFPDLIQATLTELIGLVLSGKVTLQTETVLPLSQAAEAHRLLEGRSTTGKVVLQPWA from the coding sequence ATGAATCTTGAACAGGTCTTGTCGAAGACAGGCCTGGACATACTTCACCCAAATCTGGAGAAACAGATGAAAGCAGTCCGGTTTCACAAGACAGGCGGACCCGAAATGTTGGTCTATGAGGAGGTGCTCGATCCGAAAATCGCCGACGACGAGGTTCTCATCCGCGTGGAAGCAGCTGGGGTGAACTTTGCCGACGTCATGCGTCGGCGCGGCGACGACTATCCTGAGCCGTCCCCGACGCCCTTCACGCTGGGTGCCGAAGTGGCCGGCACGGTCGTCGCCGTCGGGAAGGCCGTGACTTCGCTCCCTGTCGGCACGCCGGTGCTGGCGGCGCCAGGAGCAGGCGGCTATGCACAGTACGTCCGCGTGCCCGCCGCCATCGTGATGCCGCTGCCGCCCGGGCTCGACTCGGTACGCGCTTCGGCGCTGGTTGCCCATGGCCTCACCGCCGCTCTGGTCCTGCGCAAGGCCGCTCGACTGGCGCCGGGCGAAACGGTGCTGGTGGAGGCTGCGGCAGGTGGAGTGGGCTCGTTCGCAGTGCAACTTGCCAGGCTGTACGGCGCCGGCAAGGTCATCGCTGCCGCCAGCAGCCCTGCAAAGCGGGCTCTGGCCGAGCGCCTGGGGGCGGATTCGTCGGTGGACTACACCGCGCCCGACTGGGCCGAGCAAGTGCGCGCGCTGACCGACGGCAAGGGTGTAGACGTGATCCTGGAGACGGCCGGTGGCGACAACCTCGCCGAAGCGTTCAAGGCATTGGCTCCATTTGGACGCCTGATTTTCATCGGCCAGTCCAGCGGCAAGAGCAGCCTGATCGACCCGTGGAAGCTGACCGTCCCCAACCACACCGTCACCAGTTTTTACGTCGGCGCCTACCTGGCTTTCCCCGATCTGATCCAGGCGACGTTGACCGAACTCATCGGACTGGTTTTGTCGGGCAAAGTAACTCTGCAAACGGAGACGGTGTTGCCGCTCTCGCAGGCCGCCGAAGCACATCGCCTCCTCGAAGGGCGCAGCACGACCGGTAAGGTCGTGCTGCAGCCATGGGCGTGA
- a CDS encoding NADP-dependent oxidoreductase, translated as MKALTFKRYGKSPEIGFAEVPRPTLKPDELLVQVHAAGLNPIDNMIPAGTFKPVLKFELPATLGSDIAGVVTEVGSRVTRFKPGDAVFASLFDLGRGSIAEFAAVPESAAASKPSNLDFVQAAAVPMVGLTSWQALKERANLRAGQKVFIPAGSGGIGTFAIQLAKYFGARVGTTTSTGNVQLATSLGADEVVDYKKQEFEEVLSDYDVVLGTIRGDAIEKSIGILKPGSKIVSLIGPLDAAFARSRRLNVILRVVFGLMSRKIMRLAKKRDVTYSFLFVRPDGAQLAEIGELLKSERIRPVIDQVFPFEQAKEALQYLARGRAKGKVVVRIK; from the coding sequence ATGAAAGCGCTCACCTTCAAACGCTATGGCAAGTCACCCGAGATCGGGTTCGCCGAAGTGCCTCGCCCCACGCTAAAGCCTGATGAACTGTTAGTCCAGGTCCACGCGGCGGGATTGAACCCGATCGATAACATGATTCCGGCGGGAACGTTCAAGCCCGTGCTCAAGTTCGAATTGCCGGCCACGCTGGGCAGCGATATTGCTGGTGTGGTGACTGAGGTCGGCAGCCGCGTGACGCGTTTCAAGCCGGGCGATGCAGTCTTTGCCAGCCTCTTCGATCTTGGTAGAGGCTCAATCGCCGAATTCGCGGCGGTGCCGGAGAGCGCCGCCGCGTCAAAGCCGAGCAATCTCGACTTTGTGCAAGCCGCGGCCGTTCCGATGGTCGGGCTCACCTCCTGGCAGGCGTTGAAGGAGCGCGCCAACCTTCGCGCTGGCCAGAAGGTGTTCATCCCTGCCGGGTCAGGCGGCATTGGCACGTTTGCGATCCAGCTGGCGAAGTACTTCGGCGCCAGGGTGGGAACGACTACCAGTACGGGCAACGTCCAACTGGCAACCAGTCTGGGCGCAGACGAGGTTGTCGACTATAAGAAGCAGGAATTTGAGGAAGTGCTGAGCGACTACGACGTTGTGCTTGGCACCATCAGGGGCGATGCGATTGAGAAATCCATCGGCATCCTCAAACCGGGGAGCAAGATTGTGTCTCTCATCGGGCCGCTGGACGCGGCGTTCGCCCGTTCGCGCAGGCTGAACGTTATTCTGAGGGTGGTATTCGGGCTGATGAGCCGCAAGATCATGCGGCTTGCGAAAAAGCGGGATGTAACCTATTCATTTCTTTTCGTGCGCCCCGATGGAGCCCAACTCGCCGAAATTGGCGAACTGCTTAAGTCAGAGCGCATCCGTCCGGTGATTGACCAGGTGTTTCCGTTTGAACAAGCAAAGGAAGCGCTTCAATACCTGGCGCGGGGACGCGCCAAGGGCAAGGTCGTCGTGAGGATCAAGTGA
- a CDS encoding tautomerase family protein: MPLVHISLRTGKTQAHRQAIFDSVYRAMRETFNVPEDDQFMTITQHEGADFRYGASYLGVARSDELVFIQITANNTRTVEQKKMLFGRTAELLGESPGIRPEDVFVSLVEVEKENWSRGNGLAQYA, translated from the coding sequence ATGCCACTCGTTCACATCTCACTGCGCACCGGAAAGACCCAAGCCCATAGACAGGCAATCTTCGACAGCGTCTACCGCGCGATGCGTGAAACATTCAACGTTCCCGAGGACGATCAGTTCATGACTATTACTCAGCATGAAGGCGCGGACTTCCGCTATGGGGCGTCTTACCTTGGCGTCGCTCGTAGCGATGAGCTCGTGTTTATCCAGATCACTGCGAATAACACCCGCACTGTAGAACAGAAGAAGATGCTGTTTGGGCGGACTGCGGAACTGCTCGGCGAAAGCCCCGGTATCCGACCAGAGGATGTGTTCGTGAGCCTTGTGGAGGTTGAGAAAGAGAACTGGTCCCGCGGCAACGGCCTCGCGCAATATGCTTGA
- a CDS encoding LysR family transcriptional regulator, producing MTAHSLDLDCVKAFIRIAELGSFTRAAEAMQTTQAAISLKLKRLEDRLDSRLIERTPRYVELSARGATFLEHARELLAAHDRALAAFSSSRQRITVGISDHVAGPELPALIARMNAQDPELLVEIRIGSSGDLLQSFDRRELDTVIVRLNVGRSDGELIAEEKLGWFAAPGWQHRADEPLPLATLAEPCGVRALAGSLLDAAQVPWREVFVGGGVAAVAAAVMAGLGVAALAPRMLPFGAIDIGSKLGLPELPRLPVLLHTRSKDGRTHDALAALAAAFRSAVRA from the coding sequence ATGACTGCTCACTCTCTCGACTTGGACTGCGTGAAAGCTTTCATCCGCATCGCAGAGCTTGGAAGCTTTACGCGGGCTGCCGAAGCAATGCAGACGACGCAGGCCGCAATCAGCCTGAAGTTGAAGCGGCTTGAAGATAGGCTTGATTCTCGACTCATCGAGCGGACGCCCCGGTACGTTGAGCTCTCGGCGAGGGGGGCAACGTTCCTTGAGCATGCGCGCGAACTTCTGGCGGCCCATGACCGCGCTCTGGCCGCTTTTTCCAGCTCCCGGCAGCGTATTACCGTTGGCATCAGTGATCATGTCGCGGGACCAGAACTGCCCGCATTGATTGCACGCATGAACGCGCAAGACCCCGAGTTGTTAGTCGAAATCCGGATCGGATCGTCCGGTGATCTTCTTCAAAGCTTCGACCGGCGGGAACTCGACACGGTAATCGTTCGCCTGAATGTAGGTCGGAGCGACGGAGAACTTATTGCCGAAGAAAAACTTGGCTGGTTCGCAGCGCCTGGCTGGCAGCATCGAGCAGACGAACCTCTGCCGCTTGCCACACTCGCGGAGCCATGTGGTGTGCGTGCGCTGGCCGGAAGCCTTCTCGACGCAGCGCAAGTCCCCTGGAGAGAGGTCTTTGTCGGAGGCGGCGTGGCAGCCGTCGCAGCGGCTGTCATGGCGGGATTAGGAGTCGCCGCACTGGCTCCGAGGATGCTGCCATTTGGTGCCATTGATATAGGATCGAAACTCGGCCTTCCGGAGTTGCCGCGTCTGCCCGTCCTGCTTCATACAAGGAGCAAGGATGGCCGAACGCATGACGCGCTTGCTGCGCTTGCAGCAGCCTTCCGGAGCGCAGTACGCGCGTAG
- the yfcF gene encoding glutathione transferase, with product MPSTNLRLYADAQFASPYAMSAFVALHEKGLSFELVTIDLANNANREPGYAQSSLTQRVPTLIHGSFALSESSAITEYLDEVFPGTSLYPKDAISRARARQVQAWLRSDLMPIRQERSTEVVFYGAHAEPLSAAARTAAGKLFSACEVLLTDHSPDLFGEWCIADVDLALMLNRLVLNGDAVPGRLADYAARQWQRPSVQRWVALNRPPL from the coding sequence TTGCCTTCAACGAATCTGCGTCTCTACGCCGACGCTCAATTCGCAAGTCCATATGCGATGTCGGCCTTCGTGGCCCTTCACGAGAAGGGATTGTCGTTTGAGCTTGTAACCATCGACCTGGCCAACAACGCGAACCGCGAACCCGGGTATGCGCAGAGCTCACTCACGCAGCGTGTACCTACGCTGATTCACGGCAGTTTCGCTTTGTCCGAGTCGTCAGCGATAACTGAATATCTCGACGAGGTTTTTCCGGGTACCTCGTTATACCCAAAAGATGCGATCAGCCGCGCTCGGGCACGTCAAGTCCAAGCGTGGCTGCGAAGCGATCTCATGCCCATCCGGCAGGAGCGCTCCACTGAGGTGGTATTTTACGGCGCACACGCGGAGCCCCTATCTGCTGCGGCACGTACGGCTGCAGGAAAACTGTTTTCCGCTTGCGAGGTGCTGCTTACCGACCACTCACCGGACCTCTTTGGCGAGTGGTGCATCGCAGACGTTGACCTTGCTCTAATGCTGAACCGGCTCGTCCTCAATGGTGATGCGGTGCCGGGAAGGTTGGCTGACTACGCTGCGCGTCAGTGGCAAAGGCCGTCAGTTCAGCGTTGGGTCGCCCTGAATCGTCCCCCGCTGTGA
- a CDS encoding lipocalin-like domain-containing protein → MNHIHILTIVPRWVLLGLTLQSGVAFGQQALDQQLAGAWTYVSVDTVRPDGSRTPMYGPNPHGLVIFDGHGHYALVNSRGDLPKYVSNDRMKGSAEEYRAVVQGSIAHFGTYVINADKTITFHIDTSTFPNWNGVEQRRPFVLSGDELRWTTPAASGGGTGEVVLKRAN, encoded by the coding sequence ATGAATCATATCCACATCCTCACCATCGTTCCGCGATGGGTGCTTCTGGGACTCACGCTGCAATCGGGCGTTGCGTTCGGCCAACAGGCATTGGACCAGCAATTGGCCGGCGCATGGACGTATGTCTCGGTCGACACTGTCCGCCCGGATGGCAGCCGCACACCAATGTACGGGCCCAATCCACACGGTCTTGTGATCTTTGACGGTCATGGTCACTACGCGCTGGTGAATTCGCGCGGCGACTTGCCAAAGTATGTATCCAACGATCGAATGAAGGGCAGTGCGGAGGAATATCGCGCCGTAGTGCAAGGTTCGATCGCGCACTTTGGCACGTACGTCATAAACGCAGACAAAACGATCACCTTTCACATAGATACGAGCACGTTCCCGAACTGGAATGGGGTCGAGCAGCGCAGGCCGTTTGTCCTCTCGGGAGATGAGCTCAGGTGGACCACTCCTGCAGCGTCCGGAGGCGGCACGGGAGAGGTTGTGCTAAAGCGGGCCAATTGA
- a CDS encoding glycoside hydrolase family 25 protein, whose amino-acid sequence MPDVLAGTIDVIIDINHDNHFDAVKAKNAGVRAVIHKASEGATFQDPTYRKRRDEALSAGLLWGAYHFSSSRDAIAQADNFLAATLWGDPAVDNSMTLFCLDFEPSSSGPDMTLDQAHEFVARVKEKTGRWPMVYGGNMLRDAVQAHGADPILKNCPLWYARYRSQPVGIPTDTWPHFILWQYTDGKSGPLPHAFVGMDPSDRDCYAGTEAQLKAAWPFADYFKTAPRSTDQNA is encoded by the coding sequence ATGCCAGACGTCCTAGCCGGAACCATCGATGTCATCATCGACATCAACCATGACAACCACTTCGATGCCGTCAAGGCAAAGAACGCTGGGGTCAGGGCAGTTATCCACAAGGCCAGCGAGGGGGCGACCTTCCAGGATCCTACTTACAGAAAGCGGCGGGATGAGGCACTGTCTGCAGGACTGCTGTGGGGCGCATACCACTTCTCCAGCTCCCGGGACGCTATCGCGCAGGCGGACAATTTCCTGGCCGCCACGCTGTGGGGCGACCCGGCGGTAGATAATTCCATGACGCTCTTCTGCCTCGATTTCGAACCCAGTTCAAGCGGACCGGATATGACGCTAGATCAGGCCCACGAGTTCGTCGCCAGGGTGAAGGAAAAGACCGGACGCTGGCCCATGGTCTATGGCGGCAACATGCTCCGCGACGCCGTGCAGGCACATGGTGCGGACCCCATCCTCAAGAATTGCCCGCTCTGGTATGCCCGGTACCGAAGCCAGCCTGTTGGCATCCCGACGGACACCTGGCCGCACTTTATCCTCTGGCAATACACCGACGGCAAGTCTGGGCCGTTACCCCATGCGTTTGTGGGGATGGATCCCAGCGATCGGGATTGCTATGCCGGAACCGAAGCGCAACTGAAGGCGGCATGGCCGTTTGCTGACTATTTCAAGACAGCGCCAAGGTCGACCGACCAGAATGCCTAG
- a CDS encoding MBL fold metallo-hydrolase, with protein sequence MRIYRLLLASIVALGALPPGQANGEVTETRTGTHLITLGTRGGPIPAKDRAQSSNLLIVDGTYYLVDAGDGVLRRLTQAGVNFRQIGKVFITHGHDDHTAGLGTLMSVAWDFQRHDPIAVYGPPGTATLVKGAIQYFTVNAEIRWAEGRRTPLADVFVGHDVVPGPIYQDKNIQVTAVENTHFHIPEGSPYYGKYKSYSYRFQTPDRVVVFTGDTGPSDAVTELARNADILVSEVGSSEDVKQVLVKNGTWQGMTAEQQTAFMRHEVEEHLTPDEVGRMAARAHVRTVVLSHLLPTVNEHDDYLRYVTEVKKFFSGQVVVAKDLMEF encoded by the coding sequence ATGCGAATCTATCGGTTGTTGCTCGCTAGCATCGTTGCCTTGGGTGCTCTCCCTCCAGGGCAGGCGAACGGTGAGGTAACGGAAACGCGAACCGGCACGCACCTCATCACGCTCGGTACGCGCGGCGGGCCAATTCCCGCCAAAGACCGGGCGCAATCATCGAATCTGCTGATCGTCGACGGGACGTATTATCTTGTAGACGCTGGCGATGGCGTGCTGCGCCGGTTGACGCAGGCAGGGGTCAATTTCCGCCAGATTGGAAAGGTATTCATCACGCACGGCCACGATGACCACACTGCGGGGTTGGGCACACTCATGTCAGTGGCGTGGGATTTTCAGCGCCACGATCCAATCGCCGTCTACGGTCCGCCCGGGACCGCGACGCTGGTAAAAGGCGCCATTCAATATTTTACGGTGAATGCGGAAATCCGCTGGGCCGAAGGCAGGCGCACACCGCTTGCCGATGTCTTCGTCGGCCATGATGTTGTGCCAGGGCCGATTTACCAGGATAAGAACATCCAGGTAACTGCTGTCGAGAACACGCACTTCCATATCCCGGAGGGCAGCCCATACTATGGCAAGTACAAATCCTATTCCTATCGCTTCCAGACACCCGACCGCGTAGTTGTCTTCACTGGCGACACGGGTCCCAGCGACGCGGTGACTGAGCTAGCAAGGAATGCCGATATCCTCGTGTCGGAGGTCGGCTCCAGCGAAGACGTGAAGCAGGTGTTGGTCAAGAACGGTACTTGGCAAGGAATGACAGCGGAACAACAAACCGCATTCATGCGGCATGAAGTTGAGGAGCATCTGACGCCGGATGAGGTCGGGAGAATGGCGGCACGCGCTCATGTCAGGACGGTGGTATTAAGTCACCTATTGCCGACGGTCAACGAGCATGACGATTACCTGCGCTATGTGACCGAGGTTAAGAAATTCTTCTCCGGACAAGTGGTCGTTGCCAAGGACCTGATGGAGTTTTGA
- a CDS encoding serine hydrolase domain-containing protein yields the protein MDTAPRHRARWLPKYWAAATMALLTMTGGVAAQSLGRDQANDPKGDGVMQGFPPPQAMRVNKTNAFERPYMRWAFRHARETSPTAGIRHAPTPMNLPEQPVGNLDDVQFSVEGRPVKLADYLRDTHTDGFIVLHKGRIVLERYLDGFGPAQPHIWASMTKSVTGLMAAMLIVEGRLDPEARLATYVPELTGNPFGDATLEKNLDMEVAVAYAPALPPDLGLFGAVGIIPRRAGTPDNIYDFLKTVSADTRAVTADYWFYQNGSPEAVAWAMRRISGKSWAELAQERIWSKLAQDDAYIQVDSLGTEMASGGLSTTLRDAARFADAVRRAHAGDASAGISVQAVRVALRPRENQAGFATGRLAAGKPGYAYGDYWYQVNDGDGSVEAGGRFGQKIYINPRKELTVVKFSSSPDAAPRNPTADTGGNVAAHSRPLESSTAFIAAIQAVYAAIPR from the coding sequence ATGGACACCGCACCTCGCCACCGCGCTCGTTGGCTGCCCAAATACTGGGCAGCGGCCACGATGGCGCTCCTCACCATGACGGGCGGAGTCGCGGCACAGTCGCTGGGGCGCGACCAAGCTAACGATCCGAAGGGGGATGGCGTCATGCAAGGCTTCCCACCGCCTCAAGCCATGCGCGTGAACAAGACCAACGCATTTGAGCGTCCGTATATGCGCTGGGCCTTCCGTCATGCCCGGGAGACCTCGCCGACGGCGGGAATTCGGCACGCTCCGACTCCAATGAATCTCCCAGAACAGCCTGTGGGGAATCTCGACGACGTGCAATTTAGCGTGGAAGGTCGGCCAGTCAAATTGGCCGACTACCTTCGGGACACCCACACCGACGGCTTCATCGTGCTGCACAAAGGACGAATCGTTCTTGAGCGCTACCTGGATGGCTTCGGACCTGCGCAGCCGCACATCTGGGCTTCAATGACCAAATCGGTCACGGGCCTGATGGCGGCCATGCTGATCGTCGAAGGCAGACTCGACCCCGAAGCAAGGCTGGCCACCTACGTGCCCGAGTTGACCGGCAATCCGTTCGGCGATGCCACGCTAGAGAAAAACCTCGACATGGAAGTGGCTGTCGCTTACGCGCCGGCCCTTCCACCCGACCTTGGGTTGTTCGGTGCGGTTGGAATTATCCCGCGCCGCGCCGGCACGCCAGACAACATCTACGATTTTCTCAAGACAGTCTCGGCCGACACGAGGGCTGTCACGGCGGACTACTGGTTCTATCAGAACGGATCACCGGAAGCGGTCGCCTGGGCAATGCGCCGGATCTCTGGCAAATCCTGGGCGGAACTGGCTCAGGAACGGATCTGGTCAAAGCTGGCCCAGGACGACGCTTACATCCAGGTCGATTCGCTCGGAACAGAGATGGCAAGCGGCGGTCTGAGCACGACGCTGCGCGATGCGGCCCGTTTTGCTGATGCAGTCCGGCGCGCTCATGCCGGCGACGCCAGCGCAGGCATATCTGTTCAAGCTGTCCGTGTTGCACTGCGGCCGCGCGAGAACCAGGCGGGGTTCGCCACGGGCCGGCTCGCGGCTGGCAAGCCTGGCTACGCCTACGGTGACTACTGGTACCAGGTCAACGATGGCGACGGCTCGGTCGAGGCCGGCGGCCGTTTCGGGCAGAAGATCTACATCAATCCGAGAAAGGAATTGACTGTGGTGAAATTTTCTTCGAGCCCTGATGCGGCACCTCGCAACCCTACCGCGGATACAGGAGGGAATGTAGCAGCACACAGTCGACCGCTGGAATCGTCAACGGCCTTCATCGCAGCAATCCAAGCGGTCTACGCGGCTATACCGCGCTAA
- a CDS encoding GlcG/HbpS family heme-binding protein, which produces MTSPIVTTATISLEAAQTLLAEARRACAARGFAATIAITDAGGHLRAFERADAAPFLTVDVAINKAWTAASFGMATHQWNQYMAEPAVAPLAHHPRLTPVGGGVPLFHEGRLVGGIGISGGTSAQDHEAAEEALRNVGFL; this is translated from the coding sequence ATGACATCACCCATCGTCACCACGGCAACGATCAGCCTGGAAGCCGCGCAAACCTTGCTGGCGGAGGCGCGTCGCGCCTGTGCAGCGCGCGGTTTCGCCGCGACCATTGCCATTACCGATGCAGGAGGCCACCTGCGCGCTTTCGAGCGCGCGGACGCCGCTCCTTTCCTGACCGTTGACGTCGCCATCAACAAGGCATGGACGGCAGCATCGTTCGGCATGGCCACGCACCAATGGAATCAATACATGGCCGAACCCGCCGTTGCCCCGCTGGCGCACCATCCGCGCCTGACGCCAGTAGGCGGCGGCGTACCGCTCTTTCACGAAGGGCGTCTGGTGGGTGGCATCGGTATATCCGGGGGCACCTCTGCCCAGGACCATGAGGCCGCCGAGGAGGCATTGCGTAACGTAGGTTTTCTGTAA
- a CDS encoding zinc-binding alcohol dehydrogenase family protein, with the protein MKAIGFYQNHPISHPQALQDIELPTPELRDHDLLVEVKAVSVNPVDTKIRRGGDIPEGHARIAGWDAAGIVRATGPLATRFKPGDRVWYAGDITRPGSNSELHAVDERIVGPMPASLDFAQAASLPLTAITAWELLFDRLRVQAADPTDNNVLLITGAAGGVGSILTQLARTLTGMTVIGTASRPDTREWVLAHGAHHVIDHHQPWAPQLAALGIEHVTHVAGLNQSAIHVPQIAAVLRPEGQFALIDDPVDLDIGPFKGKSISIHWELMFTRAMFTTDTIARQHALLRRVAELVDRGDIKHTLTQRIDGINAASLIEAHALVEAGNMIGKVVVANP; encoded by the coding sequence ATGAAAGCCATCGGCTTCTATCAGAACCACCCCATCAGCCATCCGCAGGCGCTACAAGACATCGAGTTGCCGACGCCTGAACTTCGTGACCACGACCTGCTGGTGGAAGTCAAAGCGGTGTCCGTCAACCCGGTCGATACCAAAATCCGGCGGGGCGGAGACATTCCGGAGGGACACGCGCGTATCGCCGGCTGGGACGCAGCGGGAATCGTCCGCGCTACCGGACCGTTGGCCACGCGCTTCAAGCCAGGTGACCGAGTCTGGTATGCCGGCGACATTACGCGGCCTGGCAGCAACAGCGAACTGCATGCCGTGGACGAACGCATCGTCGGTCCCATGCCGGCATCGCTGGATTTCGCGCAAGCCGCATCGCTGCCGCTGACAGCGATCACTGCCTGGGAATTGCTGTTTGACCGTCTACGTGTTCAGGCAGCCGACCCGACCGACAACAACGTACTGCTGATCACCGGAGCTGCTGGTGGCGTTGGCTCCATCCTCACCCAACTGGCGCGCACGCTGACGGGGATGACCGTTATCGGCACGGCTTCGCGGCCGGACACCCGTGAATGGGTGTTGGCGCATGGCGCGCACCACGTCATCGATCACCATCAACCCTGGGCGCCTCAATTGGCAGCGCTCGGCATCGAACACGTCACCCATGTGGCCGGCTTGAACCAGAGCGCCATCCACGTGCCGCAGATCGCCGCTGTGCTACGCCCCGAGGGGCAATTCGCCCTCATCGACGACCCGGTGGATCTGGACATCGGACCGTTCAAGGGGAAATCCATTTCGATTCACTGGGAACTGATGTTCACCCGCGCCATGTTCACCACCGACACCATCGCCCGACAACATGCCTTGCTGCGGCGCGTGGCCGAACTGGTCGATCGCGGAGACATCAAGCACACCCTGACCCAGCGAATTGATGGCATCAACGCTGCGAGCTTGATCGAGGCGCACGCGCTGGTCGAAGCCGGCAACATGATCGGCAAAGTCGTAGTCGCTAATCCCTGA